Proteins encoded within one genomic window of Methanotorris formicicus Mc-S-70:
- a CDS encoding DUF749 domain-containing protein, with protein sequence MGEFVATLLTILKVEDGLNSELGDFIKVRAAIEDRKLKNDDIVAVFNIQGTTSYQVFFLDEDTEVDEIKEKLDKLNVRLNYDSEEALKRYINARRGRNERC encoded by the coding sequence ATGGGTGAGTTTGTCGCTACATTATTGACGATATTGAAGGTTGAAGATGGTTTAAACAGTGAGTTAGGGGATTTTATAAAGGTTAGGGCAGCAATAGAAGATAGGAAATTAAAAAATGATGACATCGTGGCAGTTTTCAATATACAAGGGACTACAAGTTACCAAGTGTTCTTTTTGGATGAAGATACGGAAGTTGATGAGATAAAAGAAAAACTTGATAAATTGAACGTTAGGTTAAATTACGATAGTGAGGAGGCTCTAAAAAGATATATAAATGCCAGAAGGGGTAGAAATGAAAGATGCTAA
- a CDS encoding DUF2096 domain-containing protein: protein MKDAKGLDKQWVVLSELASKLVEKNISVPEEAFERLRIANAIISYYLLDPHVSNKALSDAEKELMRAQSLLFSVCDAELMNEYLDKMAKALRNELDVKFPLNKSIYNREIKKRGDSESIRIKIKNEIQIERLSDLGEWYGVIFEYSEEEKNKILIEGDVNKVKKALKDFSVIWKFESLKEQ, encoded by the coding sequence ATGAAAGATGCTAAGGGATTAGATAAGCAATGGGTTGTTTTGTCTGAATTGGCATCCAAACTTGTTGAAAAAAACATTTCAGTTCCAGAAGAGGCATTTGAAAGATTGAGGATTGCAAATGCTATCATCTCCTATTACCTTTTAGACCCACACGTATCTAATAAAGCACTATCGGATGCAGAGAAGGAGTTGATGAGAGCACAATCTTTATTGTTTAGTGTTTGTGATGCGGAACTTATGAATGAATATTTGGACAAGATGGCAAAGGCATTAAGGAATGAATTGGATGTTAAATTCCCACTAAATAAATCCATATATAATAGAGAGATTAAAAAAAGAGGAGATTCTGAGAGCATTAGGATAAAAATCAAAAATGAGATACAAATTGAACGGCTTAGCGATTTAGGAGAATGGTATGGAGTAATTTTTGAATACAGTGAGGAAGAAAAAAACAAGATATTAATTGAAGGAGATGTAAATAAAGTAAAAAAAGCATTAAAAGATTTCTCAGTAATTTGGAAGTTTGAATCCTTAAAAGAGCAGTAA
- a CDS encoding proton-conducting transporter transmembrane domain-containing protein, translated as MGSIKSKLNLRDKLMHLLIITAITLIFISPVMAKSSMNAFNGFNDNPLLLDDGMIVSMVIIMLGGLLGALFSKWFKLSKIMAILTISAGSLLGLYNSLMIIIHNKSYKLTYMLGSIIPVSFKIDPISMFFSAVVLLISIMAAIYSYGYMDDKKRKLATGFQYLNFAVLVASMIGVTISNNSIIFLLFWELMSISSFLLVMFDGFKEEVKKSGYIYLIYTHAGGMFIFASFALAYMTTGSISFDQFSSIPDFLKIAVFLLGFVGFASKAGVFPFHSWLPYAHPVAPSHVSAVMSGVMIKMGIYGIINLIILLGINNIYIGYMVLILGILSGILGVAYALAQHDIKRLPAYHSVENIGIILIGLSIGLIGKYYNNETIALLGFAGALLHILNHALFKSLLFMGAGAVIKSTGTHSLEEMGGLMKRMPTTSWLSS; from the coding sequence ATGGGCTCTATAAAATCAAAATTAAATTTAAGGGACAAATTAATGCATTTATTAATTATAACGGCCATAACATTGATTTTTATATCTCCTGTAATGGCAAAATCAAGCATGAATGCATTTAATGGATTCAACGATAACCCATTGCTACTTGATGATGGCATGATTGTGAGTATGGTCATCATTATGTTGGGCGGTTTATTGGGTGCTTTATTTTCAAAATGGTTCAAATTATCAAAAATAATGGCAATATTAACTATTTCAGCAGGTTCTTTGTTGGGATTATATAATTCACTAATGATTATAATTCATAATAAATCCTATAAACTAACATACATGCTTGGAAGTATAATTCCAGTAAGCTTTAAAATCGACCCGATATCAATGTTCTTTTCAGCTGTCGTGCTATTGATTTCAATCATGGCTGCAATTTATAGCTATGGATACATGGACGACAAAAAAAGAAAATTAGCAACAGGATTTCAGTATTTAAATTTTGCAGTTCTTGTAGCCTCAATGATTGGAGTTACAATCTCAAATAACAGTATTATTTTCTTATTGTTTTGGGAATTAATGTCTATTTCATCATTCCTACTGGTTATGTTTGACGGATTCAAAGAGGAAGTTAAAAAATCAGGTTATATTTATTTGATATATACTCATGCAGGAGGAATGTTCATATTTGCATCATTTGCCTTGGCATATATGACCACCGGCTCTATTAGCTTTGACCAGTTTTCCAGCATACCAGACTTCTTAAAAATAGCAGTATTTCTCCTCGGATTTGTAGGGTTTGCATCAAAAGCTGGAGTATTTCCATTCCACTCATGGCTACCCTATGCCCATCCTGTGGCACCAAGCCATGTTTCAGCAGTAATGTCTGGTGTTATGATTAAAATGGGTATTTATGGAATTATTAACCTCATAATACTCCTTGGAATAAACAATATTTACATTGGATATATGGTGTTAATACTGGGCATATTATCTGGAATTCTTGGGGTGGCTTATGCCCTTGCTCAACACGATATTAAAAGATTGCCTGCATATCACAGTGTCGAAAACATAGGTATTATATTGATAGGTTTGAGTATTGGATTAATTGGAAAATATTATAATAACGAAACCATAGCCTTGTTGGGATTTGCAGGAGCTCTCCTCCATATCCTAAATCACGCACTATTTAAATCATTATTATTTATGGGTGCAGGTGCGGTGATAAAATCCACAGGAACACATTCTTTGGAAGAGATGGGCGGTTTAATGAAGAGAATGCCTACAACAAGCTGGCTTTCCTCATAG